One segment of Methanolinea mesophila DNA contains the following:
- a CDS encoding methyltransferase domain-containing protein — protein MIGEGERILLVGPDRKYFVRAGSGTFSTDLGMIDLGQAVGKESGDCIESHNGNSFLILRPRAPDFFEYSKRSGAPMLPRDIGMVIAYTGMNRDDRVLDAGTGSGIAAIYFGGIAKEVTTYEVRPDFARLASANITDAGLTNVHVVADDVLNAEGTFDVVNFDMTLTRDHVSLAHRLLVPGGFLVCYTPFFEHLALVADAAGGLFSEVNSRECIEREMTRSTRGTRPSTRVCHSGYLTVARK, from the coding sequence ATGATCGGCGAGGGAGAACGGATTCTCCTGGTCGGTCCCGACCGGAAATATTTCGTCCGTGCGGGCAGCGGGACGTTCTCCACCGACCTGGGCATGATAGACCTGGGCCAGGCGGTCGGAAAGGAGAGCGGTGATTGCATCGAGTCCCACAACGGAAACTCTTTTCTCATTCTGCGTCCCCGGGCTCCTGACTTTTTCGAATATTCCAAGAGAAGCGGGGCCCCCATGCTCCCCAGGGATATCGGGATGGTCATCGCGTATACCGGCATGAACCGGGACGACCGGGTCCTCGATGCGGGGACCGGTTCGGGAATTGCGGCGATATACTTCGGAGGGATCGCGAAGGAGGTCACGACCTACGAAGTGCGTCCCGATTTCGCCCGCCTCGCCTCGGCGAATATTACCGACGCAGGACTTACGAACGTACATGTCGTGGCAGACGACGTGCTGAATGCGGAGGGAACATTCGACGTGGTGAACTTTGACATGACTCTGACCCGGGACCATGTCAGCCTCGCCCACCGGCTTCTTGTCCCCGGGGGATTCCTGGTATGCTACACCCCGTTCTTCGAACATCTCGCGCTCGTCGCGGATGCGGCGGGGGGGCTGTTTTCGGAGGTGAATTCCCGCGAGTGCATCGAACGGGAGATGACCCGCAGCACACGGGGAACCCGGCCTTCGACCAGGGTATGCCATAGCGGCTACCTGACGGTCGCCCGGAAATAA